In Thermococcus gorgonarius, the genomic window CTGGACCCTCTCGCTCGTCTTCTTCACCCTTGGAGCGGCAACGGCCTTCCTCGGCTCCATAATGATGCTCGTTCAGAAGGATGTGAAGAGGCTCATCGCTTACTCAACGATACTACATATGGGGTACCTTTTCATGACCCTCGGCGTCGGAACCCAGCTGGCCCTCATCGCGATAGACTTCCACCTCGTCAACCACGCCATAGCCAAGATGCTCCTCTTCTTCACGGTAGGGGCATTCATATACCGCGCCGGCACGAGCAGAATTGAGGAGCTGGCTGGAATAGGAAGGGCCATGCCAGTAAACACCTTCCTCTTTGGAATAGCCACGCTAAGCCTCGTTGGAGTGCCGCCGCTCAACGTCTTCTTCGGGAAGATGCTCATCTTCGACGCTTTGATGCAGGTGAGTCCATGGCTGGCCTCTGTCGTTGTTATAACGAGCGCCATAGCGGCGTGGGCCTATTTCAAGGCCTTCCTCTACCTCTGGCGCGGGAAGCCGAGCGAGGGCCACGGACACGGTCACGAGGAGCATGGAGGTAAGGAGAAAGCGAAATGGGACGTTGGGGAAGTCTGGACCTTCAACGCCGTCGGGGTGGTTTTGGCGGCTCTGGTTATCGCCCTCGGCATATTCGCTCCGGTGCTGATAGACAGGGTCTTCCATCCTGCTGCGGCCCAGGCGATGGACTATCAGGGTTACATAGAGGCTGTGAAAAAGCTTGCCGAAGCTGTTCTTCATTAGATGCTTTTGATCTTTCTTTTCTCAAGTCGATAGGTCGGGCTTCGAGGTTTTCCATTCCTCCGGGAACTCGCCTGTGAAAGGAGTTGCATCAAAACTGCAATTGAGTCAAACAATAGGATGTTTGGGGGCGATACTGGAATCAATCTTCAAATGAGACAGAAGAACAGAAAAGGAAGAAAAGCTCACTCGAGCTTCTTGTAGCAGAACCACCAGTCGTAGCACTCGATCTCGCCCTTGGCCTTGGCCTCCTCGCGCTGCTTGACCTCTTCGACGGTGCTGGCCGGTGGGACGATGGCCTTGTCCCCGATGAGCTCGTTGTTGGGCCACTTGTGCGGAAGTGCAACGCCCTTCTCGGTGCTTATCTTGAGGGCCTTGACGAGCCTGAGTATCTCGTCCCAGTCCCTGCCGACCTCGGCCGGGTAGTAGACGATGGCCCTGATGACACCCTTGTCGTCAACGACAAAAACGGCCCTAGCGGTGTTCGTTGAGCCGCTCGGGATCATGCCGAGCTTGTCTGCGAGCTCGCCGCGGTCGTCGGCTATGACCGGGAAGGTTATCTCCTCGCCGAGGTTCTCCTTTATCCACTCCATCCACTTGATGTGGCTGAAGACCTGGTCAACGCTCAGTCCGATGGGCTCGACGCCGAGCTTTCTGAATTCCTCGGCGCGCTTCTGCATGGCGTAGAACTCGGTCGTACAGACCGGGGTGAAGTCGGCCGGGTGGCTGAAGAGCACGAACCACTTGCCCTGCTCGGCGAAGTAGTCCGGGAGTTTTATTACTCCGTGGGTGGTCTTGACCTCAACCTCTGGGAACTTTTCTCCTATGACGACCATCTTTCATCACCTCTCGTTTTTCTGTGTCGTCTTCACTATAAACCTGGTGGGTTCGAATATATAAACCTTTCGGTTTGATATCGTCCAAAATTGAGGATTTAAAAGAACATGAAATAGCCCCTTATCCCGGAATCAAAGGCATCCTAGGCCCTCTAAATACACACATGTGGGTAAGATTGTCCGAATTTTGGACAAAGCTTTTAAAGTTCCAGCCCAATGGAAAGTTGAGGTGGTTTAAGATGACTATCAAAGCTCCAACCTTAAACGTCGGTGGTCTCGGGGCCGATCCACTCACCGAAAGGATAAAAGAAAAGCAGCAGAAGTGGAAGTACAAGGTAGCGGTCTTAAGCGGCAAGGGGGGAGTAGGTAAAAGCACTGTTGCCGTGAACCTGGCAGCGGCATTGGCAAAGAAAGGCTACTACGTGGGCATACTGGATGCCGACATACACGGGCCGAACGTGGCAAAGATGCTCGGCGTCGATAGGGCCGACGTCTTGGCCGAGAGAACGGAAGATGGAAGATTTGAGATGCTGCCTCCAATGACAGACTTCATGGGACAGATCACCCCGATAAAGGTCATGAGCATGGGTTTCCTCGTTCCAGAGGATCAGCCGATAATATGGCGTGGCGCCCTCGTAACCAAGGCGATAAAGCAGCTTCTCGGGGACGTTAAGTGGGGCGAGCTGGACTTTATGATAATCGACTTTCCTCCGGGAACCGGCGATGAGATACTCACCGTCACCCAAAACCTCCAGCTGGATGCGGCCATAATCGTTACCACTCCACAGGAGGTCGCCCTACTCGACACAGGCAAGGCAGTCAACATGATGAAGAAGATGGAGGTTCCCTACATAGCCGTTGTCGAAAACATGAGCTATCTCATCTGTCCGCACTGCGGCAACGAGATAGACTTATTCGGCAGGGGCGGTGGCAAAAAACTCGCCGAAAAAGAGGGTGTTGAGTTCCTGGGTGAGATTCCGATAGACCTCAAGGCGAGAGAGGCAAGCGATGCTGGAATCCCGATAGTCCTCTACGGAGACACGATAGCGGCGAAAGCATTCATGGAGCTTACAGAAAAGCTCGTGAGGAAGCTTGAAGAGATGAAAGGGGAAGAAAAAGAGTAAACTTTTAAAATTTCACCTTTTTTAGTATTTTTAGCGCGGCTCAGACCGGCAGGAGCCGATGCGATGGGGCCGCGCTGGACCAGGCTATTTTCAATAACTTTTTTAACCTTCTTACGAAGTTCAAGCCCAGTATGAGTCAAAAGGGCTCTGTAACAATGCTGGCACTCATTATAGTTACCGCAGTTTTGCTTAGTCTGAACTCCGTAAACGTCCCAAAAGGTGTCGCTGTCTCGGATGCAAATGTAACGTTCAGCCACACTAACTTAATCCTGTTCGGGGGAATATACCTCATAACCGTGGCAGTTTTCACCTACCACTTAGGACGTAGGGGGGAGTATGCAGATGTTTTGTACATCATGGTGGTTTCCCTTCTGGTTCTGTGGGCCTTAAACTCCCAATCAGAGCCAGCCGGACTTCAGGAAGAGTTATCCAACTTGATCGGCAGGCTGAACCTTCACCTGAAACCATCGCCAGAAGGTGTTTTCTATCTTTACGTTTATGCCTCCCTCCTCCTTGCCACATCAACCTTCTACATAGCCCCCCGCCATTCAAGGGAGCTTGGGTTCCTCATATTCGGCATGACGTTCTCAATGCCGCTGTTCAGGGAATTTATAACCTCAACGGAACTCGTTGGAATAGCCGCGTTTTCGATAACGCTCGCACTCTCAAGCTCGTTCTTTTCGTATTCAAGCCCATTAAGGGCCGGTTTAGAAGGGATTTTGCTGGCGATCTCAACGGTGATAGTTTTTTCCGTGAGACCTATAGCAGTACTCATTCCTGTGGCCCTTATCTTGACTTTCCCAAGAAAAAAGAGAAACCTCCTGTACCTGGCCCTTGCCCTCGCGGGTTTTTTGGTTGTGCAGAAAAACGATCTGTGGCTGAGGCCAAACTTTGTCGCAGTTCCCCTTGAGGATGCCATAATTCAACTGCTCCTACCAACGCTGCTTTTTATCTATCTCACAATCGGGAAATCTAGAGCGATAAGAACCGTGCTCAGAAACACTAGGGGCCCAACCCCGTTTTTGATTTTCCTGACCGTGGCTTACGCTGTAGGCTTTGTTTACGATAGAACGATTTTTCCATACCTGCTTCTCCTGATAAGTTCGGTATCAACAAGGATAATCTATCAGGTCAGAAACCTGGAAAAGGGAACAGCAGGGGCGAGGGCAGGGATTTACTAGAACTTTATGGCCCCAAACACCGCGCCCTTAAGATGCGGCCCTATCTCCTTGATTATTCCCGGGGCCTGCGTACCCTTTTTCAGCACTAGGAGTGTCTCCATAAGGCCGAGTTCTTCAAGTCTCTTAACGTCCCGGCCATGGCCCGTCTTCACGAGGGCTTTCTCGACGTTCTCGCTTATCGTCCCAACCACGAATATCTTATCGTGTCCGTCCTCCAGCCACCCTCTAAACCGCTCCAGCCAGCTTTCCTCAAAGGTTAAGTCAACTTCTCTTGCTCCGAACTCAACTCTCGCAACCCTCACCTTAACGGGAAGGTTGTCAACCCATCCAAACTCCCTTATCATCTGCCTAACCGGCTTCTCACCAAAAACGCTCTTGAGGTAGTAGAGGGGAAGAAGGGCATCCTTTGGCCTGGGCCTGAGGATCCCAATGTCAACGTAGGCACCATAGCCTACTTTACCCAGGTCAATAAAGCGGCCAACGTAAACTTCTCCCTCTTTAATGGATCTCAAAGAGTAAGGGATCTCACCGAATTCTTCCCTGACCAAGTTTGCGCTTACCTCTTCGTCTTCTTCGGAGAGAGAAACTTTGACCCAGTTCTTCAGAGTTGCTGACAGCTTCCACTCAACTTCCAGATCTCCCAGCAGAGCCTTGAGTTTTTTGTCAAGCTTCAAAAAACCACTCCTGTCGCCGTAAACCTTCTCTGGAACGACAACTTCAATCATCTTCACCATCCCCGAAGTTCATTAAAAAGACCATTCAAGCTACCGCCTCTGCCTCTTTGGAAGAGGCCTCAACTGATTTATTCTTGCCTTTCTTCGATTGAGATTTCGGCTTTTTGCGGAGACCCAGCTCGATTTCAAGTTCTTCAATACGCTTTTTGAGGTCTTCAACTATTGCACTGTTGTCGTACTCCATCAGGATGTCCCCACAGATCGGGCACTGGAACTGATACTCCATGGCCTCATCAAAAGTCATCCTTGGATGGCCGGGTTTCCCGCACCAGAAATACATCTCACCGGTCTCCTGCTCGAGCATTTTCCTAAGTTCTTCGAGTTCTTTCATCTTTCTGTTTCTGATTATCTCGTCCAGCCTCTTTGTCTCAAGGAACCAGTAGTAATAGTACCATCCAGTTTCCTTATCGCGGATGCGCTTAAAATCAGCCACCCCAACGTCATAGAGCTCGTAGAGTATCTTCCTAACGTTGTTTACCCGAATCCCGGTCATCTCAGCTAATTCCTCGTCAGTTATCTCCTTCTTTTTCTGGAGAGCCTTAACTACCTCAACGGCCTCCTCGCCTCCGATCTCCCTTGCAAGTTCGATGAGCTCTTTGCGCACGCTCTTTCTCCTTGCCACGATGAAACCCTCCAGGCCTTATTCCAGCAGTCACGAAATTCCAATTAGTTTTTATGTTCCTCACAGTATATATAGATTTTTGTCGAAACGACAACGCTGATGTCTTATAGTGTTCATTGGGATTGAGAATACTAACTCCAGGAAAATCAACCACAAAAGGAATAAGTGGCCGGAACTATTCAAAAATGGTGAGGACAATGCTCGAGATAGTTAGGGGAGACATAACGCGCTTCCCTGCCGAGGCCATAGTGAACGCGGCCAATAGGTACCTTGAGCACGGCGGTGGCGTCGCATACGCCATAGCCAAGGCAGCGGCAGGAAACGTCCGCGAGTACATCAGGATAAGCAAAGAAGCCATGAAAGAACAGCTCGGTAAGGACTCGATAGAGCACGGCGAGGTCGTAGTAACGCCCGCATTAAGGCTGGAAAGGTTTGGAATCAAGTACGTCATACATACCGTCGGCCCCTACTGTGGCGGGGTTTGGGACGAAGACAAAAAGGAGAAGCTCAAAAAAGCCATCCTCGGCGCGCTAAGGAAAGCGGAAGAGCTGGGAGTCAAGAGCATAGCCTTTCCGGCGGTAAGCGCCGGCATCTACGGCTGCCCGCTTGAGGAGGTTGTGAAGACGTTCAAGGAAACTGTTGAGGAGTTTGAGCGAGAAGCAAAAAGCGTGGAGAGGGTTTACCTCGTGTTGTACTCGGAAGGAGATTATGAGGGGGCATTAAGGTATCTGGAAGAAAATTTAGGGTGAGACGATTGAAGGAATACATCCGTCTCCTACTCCTTCTGAGGCTCTTCCTGAGGCTTTTTGCCTTTACTTATCCCCTGCTCCTAACGGTTATGTATAACTTCTGGGTCTTTGAGAGACTGCCACTGGCCCTTTGGGTTGTCTATGTGGTCATCATAGCCCTTTGGGAGCTTCTCTCGGGAATTTTCGCGGACAGGCCTTTGCCAATGACTCTCTTGAAGGCTTACGCCGCCTTAACCATCTTCCTTGAGTTTCCCTCCGTCCTTTTGAGTTCTCGCCTTTCCACTGCCTTTGCCTTTCTCCCCTGGGTTTCGCTCTGGTACGGTTCTCTTATGGTCCTGGCGCTCCTGGTTGTCCTGACGTCCAGACGTCGATGATTTTCTTTTCCATTCGTCCTCTTGGCCTTTCCCGTGATTTTCCTCGCATAAACCCCCACGCGTAGGAAAAAGGGTAGCCTTTTATCCTTCCCCCTCCAAGTTAGACCGGTGGTGCCTATGCACATCGAGGACGTCTACATCTGGGACATCAACGCCAAGTGGCTCGGGATTTCTCCACTTCAACTCATGGAAAACGCGGGCTCTGGAGTTGCGAGAGTTATTGAGGAGAAGTTTGGAAGGAACCTTAAGATCGCGGTTTTCTCGGGCACCGGCAACAATGGCGGCGACGGCTTTGTCACTGCCAGACATCTCAGCTTCGAGAACGAGGTTACCCTCTTTCTCGTGGGTGATGAAGCTAAGATAAGGAGTGAAGAGGCGAGGCACAACTGGGAGATACTCAAGAGCCTCGACTTCGTGGAAATTAAAGTCCTCAAGGACTCCTCGTACATAAAGTCTCTCGACCTTTCCGGCTTTGACGTCATCGTCGATGCACTCCTAGGGGCCGGCACGAGGGGTGAACCTCGCGAGCCCATACGCTCCGCGATAGAGAAGATCAACGAGTACGCGGGGAAAGCCAGGATCGTCAGCATAGACCTGCCAAGCGGTTACCCCTCGAAAATCCGCGTCAAAACGGACTTCGCTGTGACGTTCCAGTGGGACAAGGAGGAGTATGAGGGCTTTGAGCGAATTGTGGTTAAAATAGGCTATCCGAAGGAGCTCTACCACCTCGTTGGCCCCGGCGATGTAAAGTTCGTGCTGAGGAAGAAAGGCCAGCACAAGGGGCAGAACGGGAAGCTGCTCGTGATAGGTGGAAGTGAGGACTACTTTGGGGCGCCTTACTTGGCATCAAAGGCCGCTTCCTACATCGTTGACCTCGTTTACCTTGCGATGCCAGAGTATTCAGCGAGAAGGATAAGCGACCCCGACTTAATTCTCCGCCCTGTCGAGGGGAAGAACTTCAGGCCGGAGTACGTTGAGGGTTTGATTGAACTTGCCAAGAGGGTTGATGCCGTGGTGATAGGGCCTGGAATCGGTCTCAGGGAGGAGACCAAAGCCTTCGTCCGCGAGTTCGTTAAGCGCTGTGATAAGCCGCTCGTTATAGACGCCGACGGGCTGAAAGCCATTGCAAAGGACTTAAGCGTTCTCAGGGGCAAGACCTTTGTCCTAACCCCCCACGCCGGCGAATTCAGGGTGTTATTTGGCTCGTCGCCTGAAGGCTCACTAACGGAGAAGGCTGAACTCGTGATTAAAAAGGCCAGAGAAATTGGCGGTGTGATACTACTCAAGGGCCCCTACGACATCATAAGCGACGGAAAAACCTGGAAGTACAACAAAACCGGCAACAGGGGAATGACCACCGGAGGAACGGGGGACGTCTTGGCGGGCCTCGTAGGTGCTCTGCTCGCCCTCGGAAACGAACCTTTGAGGGCCGCATCGGTTGGAGCGTTCCTCAACGGCCTCGCAGGGGACATGGTGAAGGAAGAGCTGGGGGAGAACTTTACGGCTTTAGAGGTTGTTAAAAAGGTTCCAAAGGCCGTGAGGTGGGTGGAGGAGTTCTGAAGGAGCACAGGGGCCACGATTATGGGTTACTATGGCTCCGTTATTTTTAAATACTTTTGCGGTATAATCCACTGGGGGATACAATGATGAGGGAGTACCTTCACAACAGGAAGTTTCTCCGTAATTTCCTTACCCGGTTGGTTGCGGCTGAGGTTCTGGTAGTGCTCTTCGGAAAGTATGGCCCAGAGATTGGTGTAAAGTTCGGCATTCTGTGGTTGCTCGCCATGACCCCCTTCATTTTGTATCTCTACCGCGAAGAGTGGCAAAAGTTCTCCAAGGTGTACTCTCCAAGGGAGGCCGACAGAATAGCTACTAACCTCCTGATGGTGCGCTATATGATAGGATTCATACCGATAACGGCCGCACTGCTGGGAAGGTGGTTTGATGGAAACCTCATCGTACTCGGCTTGACAGGTTTTCTCTTTGCGCTTCTGGCTGCAAAGCTCCTCACAGATGCCGGTTATCCCCTCAGCAGGGAGGAAAGAGAGAAGATACTTAAGGCGCAGTTCGCATGACAGTGGTTGTGATGGGGGCTCTAGGGATCAGAGGCCCCTTCTGTCCTATTTCTCCGCTGGTGTTGGCCCTCTTCGGTGGGCACTTTGGATTCTTTTTAGAATAAAGAGAGTTTAAAATCTGATGAGAGTTTTAACTTCCCTGGCCTTTTCACAGAGCTCGCAACTCTGGAGGAACACGAGCATATTCAAAAGGTGAAAGAGCTCAACCTCGGTTAGGTCAACATCTGCCTCAGAAATTCTCTTTATTATTGGCTGTGATCTAATTTCGATCTCGTCTAAAACTTCCTTTGCAATCTTCTCCAGCTTTTCCCGATCCCTGATTTTAAAGCCGGCCCTTTCGAGTATCTGGACGAGTTTCCTAGCCTCTACCTGTAGATAAGCCTGTCGGAATTCCGCTATGCTCTCATCGGGTTCGACCTTTATGAGAAACATCCTCGCCGTCCTGCCATAAATCTTTTCGTTGCCGTGAGACTCAACTTCCTCAACGAGACCCTCAGATTCGAGAGCCTTAATATGACGGTAAATAGTTGTTCTATCCTTCCCAATAGCCATGCTAAGCTCGTTAATGCTCATCGGACGCTCCCTGAGGAGAGTGAGAATTTTAAACCGGGTCGGCTCCGAGAGTACCTTAACTGTTTCAGGGTTTGTTATTATGAGGACCTCTTTCATATCTGACCCTCAATACTCTTCCAGTTTATCCTGGGGAGTCTCTTCTTCCTCCACTATTCTCTTCCCGGCAGCCACCATGTCGATGCTGTGCACCACGCCGCCGAACTCCTCTATTGTCTGGACTATCTCGTCGTAGTCCAAGTTGTCCCCAACAACGGTTATCTTAACGTTCTCCGTTTCCTTATCGATTTCAACGAGGGTTATGTTAACTCCCTCGACACCCTCAAGCTCGCTCAGTCCGAGTGCCAGTTCAGTAACGATTGGCTGGTGGGGCTTGAGAACGTCGAGAACGAGGAGCCTTATTCCCTTTCCCATCCTTACTCATTCCTCCTTTTGAGTATCTCCCCGAGTTCCCTAAGAAGGTTCAAAACCTCTCCGTCCCGGCCCATCCTGGCCATGGCCAGCCACTCTATCGCGTGGATTATGTCCTCGTCGGAGAAGTTCTTTAATTTCTCCTCGTTGGCCTCTATCTCCTTTGAGATCTCCGTCTTGTACTCGTGTTCCTTCTTGAGGAGTGCGTCCATCACGTTGAGCAGCTTTTCTTCATCAAACTCATAACCTAATGCCTTGAATATCTCAAGCTTTGTTTTCAGCCTTGAGCGGGCGAAGTAGCGGAGCTCCTCGTCACCGAGGTATAGGTTGATGTAGAAGGCATCCGCAGTTCTGCCGTAGTACTTCTCCACGAGGTTGCCCTTCATCTCCGTCCTCTTGACCTCTACTAAGCCAGCCTCCTTGAGCTTCTCGATGTGGTGGTATATCGTCTGGGGTGTCTTCCCCAGTATCTCGCTCAGCTGTGATATCGTCATCTCCCTGTTTCGAAGCAACTGAAGGATCTTCCTCCGTGTATCTTCAAGCATGAGTTTTATTATATCTGGATCGGTAACGACTTTCACCTTTGCCATTGGCACCACCAATTTAAACGCTCTAATTTCCTTTTTAACGTTCCGGGATTTAACTCTTTTGCTTCCTTTAGCATCCGGCAATTTTATATATGTAAACCTCAACTGGAGAGGGATATAAAATCCAGCCCCAGGAACCCTTAAAAACATAACTCAAAAAAGTCGGTGGAGGTGGTAGGGTATGGAAAAGCCGAATCTGGACTTTCTGTTCTATCCAAAGAGTGTTGCCGTTATTGGTGCTTCCCACGTCCCTGGAAAAGTTGGAAACGCCATAATGCGCTCCATAACGCTTCGCTACGATGGGAAGGTCTACGCCGTCAACGTCAAAGGCGGTGAAATTGAGGTCAACGGAAGGAAGTTCCCGGTTTACAGAAGCATAAAAGATGTCCCGGATGAAGTTGATGTTGCAGTCATAGCGGTTCCGGCAAAGTTCGTCCCAGATGTCATAGACGAGTGCGGTGAGAAGGGCGTTAAAGCCGCCGTTGTCATCTCAGCTGGCTTTAAAGAGGCTGGAAGAGCTGACCTTGAGGAAGAGCTCGTGAGACGGGCTAAGAAGTGGGGAATCCGCGTCGTCGGCCCGAACTGTCTCGGCGTCACAAACCTTGAGAACGGCTTCGACTGCAACTTCAACCCGCCTGAGAGGCAGGCGAGACCGCCCTTCGGAAAGGTTGCTTTCATGAGTCAGAGCGGTGCCTTTGGGGCGGCAATCCTCGACTGGGCCGCGAGTCACAAGATAGGAATGAGCAAGTTCATCAGCCTCGGCAACATGGCAGACCTCGACGAGAGCGACTTCATGGCATACCTCGGCGACGATCCGAAGACCGGCGTTATCACTGCCTACATTGAGGGGGTAAAGGACGGCAGGAAGTTCTTCAACACGGCCAAAGAGGTCACCCTGAAAAAGCCCGTCGTGGTGCTCAAGAGCGGCAGAACCGAGGCCGGAGCAAAGGCCGCCGCGAGCCACACAGGTTCTCTCGCCGGTTCCTACAGGATATACCAGGCGGCTTTTGAGCAGGCTGGCGTTCTGGAAGCGAAAAGCATGCGCCAGCTCTTCAACTACGCCAAGGCTTTGGCCATGCAGATGCCAGCAAAGGGCAACCGCGTGGCTATAGTCACGAACGGTGGCGGAGCTGGCGTTATGATGAGCGACGGCCTGCTTGAGCGCGGAATGAAGCTCGCCGAGCTGAGCGAAGAAACCAACGAGAAGTTCAGGAGAGATATCGAGGCAGGAAAGCTCCCCGAGCACATGAGCTACAGGAACCCGATAGACGTCATCGGAGACGCTCCATCCAGCAGGTACGAGATAGCCATGCGCTACGCTCTGGAGGACCCAAACGTTGACGTTCTGGTGGTCATAGCGCTCTTCCAGAGTCCGGCTTTGGATGAGGGTATCGTTGGGGCCATGGAGAAGATGAAGGTCTACGGCAAGCCGATAGTCTTCGTTGCTCCGGGTGGGGATTATCCACACAAGATGGCCAGGAACATCGAGCTCAAAGGAATCCCGGTCTACGAGACGGTCGAGGATGGGGTTGACGCCGTCTATGCCCTTGTTAAGTATGGAGAATGGTTGAGGGAGAACGGAAAAATTTAATTCCAATTTCCTTTTTCCCTACGACATTATTTAGCCAACGACCTTTTCAAAGACCCTCTCAAAGTTTTTGAAGGTTATTCCCTCTATTTCTCTTCTGCTAAAGTTCTCCTCGAGTTTCTTGAGAAGGTTGGGTATGTCGCTTTCATCCCTCAGTCCAACAACGCTCCTTCCGCTCCATCCCGGGAGATAATAGACAAAATCGAAGCCAAGGCCAACGTGTTCATAGCCCAGAAGATCAACCATGTAGGCAATGTGGCCAACGTATTTTTCCAGCGTGGGGTTATTCCGATCCACAAAGCTGAATATGGCCACTGCCCCAACGACACCATCCCTCTCAGCTATGGCCTTTAGTTGCTCATCGCTTAAGTTCCTAGGATGATCGCAGAGAGCCCTTGCGTTGGAATGGGAGGCGATAACAGGGAACGAAGTAACATCCAGAGCGTCCCAAAAGCCGGCCTCGTTTATGTGACTCAAGTCTATGAGAATTCCAAGTTCCTCAGCTTTACCAACGACTTCGACTCCAAAGTTAGTCAGACCCCCGTTGGTTCTTTCAAAGACTCCGTCGCCTATCTGGTTCCTTAGGCTCCACGTAAGAGTAAGAACCCTGAGTCCGAGGGAGTAGAACACCTCAAGGAGGTCCAGGCTCTCAATGGGCTCCCCTCCTTCAAGACCAACCCACAAAGCAACCCTGCCAGATCTAATTATCTCATTCATTTCCGAGACATTTCTCGCTATTTCAAAACTCTCGCTTTCGTGGACGTCTGCCCTAAGCCTGTTAAGGGCCTCCAGAGCATACCTTAGAGCCCACGGTCTTTTGTCGGGTGGCGTCCAGATCGATGTAACCCTCGACCGGATATACTCACCAAAGAATCTCTCGTAGTTCCGTTCAAGGACGAAAGCCTGTCCCTTACCCCTTTCCTCCCATAGGAAGGTGGGAATATCAGAGTGAGCATCAAAAATCATGGAGTCCATCTAGAACTCCTCCTCAAGCTTTTTCTTCAGTTCAGAGATATTCTCAACGAGATCCCTCCTTTTCTTTGGATCAGACACTAGAGCTGCCACTTCAAAAGCCTCAGAGAAATCTTTTCTCTCGGCCAGCTTCAAAGAGATAGTCCTCAGTGCCTCGTCCCTCTTCGCAGGATCGGCTATCTTCATAGCAAACTTAAGGGCCCTCTCCAGCTCATCCATGTCAGTTAGTATTACCGCTGCCTTCTGGACGTTCTTCTCGGACAGGCCGATTCTGTCAAAGAGCCTAAAAGCAACTCCCAGTACGTCCAGGTATTCAGGGGACCCGACCTTTTTCGCCCAGGAAGAGACCTCTAAAAGGGCTATAAATAGATCCTGGGGATCTTCAATTGACTTTTCGAGAAGGGAAACAACGTACCGATAACGTCCCTCCAGAAGGACCTTTCTTATTTCAGGAGTTCCAAAGAAGTAGACTGTTTTAGCCAGGTTTAGCTTTTTCTCGGCATCTGCAGCCTTCTGGCTCACGTAAAGTTTATCGAATATGTCGTAAGCTATTTTGTAGAATTCTATGGCATCTCTTGAGTGAAGGAAGTCAGCAGTGTTCTCTATGATGCTGGCCACCTCTATTAGGAGGTCTATTTTACTCCTATAGTCAATGTTGGCTGAAACTGCTAGCTCGAAGGCATCGTTGAACTGAGCCAAAGCCTCCTCAAAAAAGCCGGATCTGGCCAGATAGTGGGCTAGAACGCATATTCCCAGGACCTGCTCACGGATGTCCTTTATCCTGGCTATTTCGTCAATTGCAATCTCAAAGAACTCATTTGCGGTATCGTAATCCCCAAGAAGAGAGTAAACGTGGGCTATCTTCGAGGAGAGGTACGCTCTATCGTAAGGATCCTTTATCTTTCTTAACAGTTCAACTGCCTCCTCAAGCGCCTGGTGCTGTGCTATTCCATTAACGCCATTCGCTTTAATAGCTATTTCA contains:
- a CDS encoding peroxiredoxin gives rise to the protein MVVIGEKFPEVEVKTTHGVIKLPDYFAEQGKWFVLFSHPADFTPVCTTEFYAMQKRAEEFRKLGVEPIGLSVDQVFSHIKWMEWIKENLGEEITFPVIADDRGELADKLGMIPSGSTNTARAVFVVDDKGVIRAIVYYPAEVGRDWDEILRLVKALKISTEKGVALPHKWPNNELIGDKAIVPPASTVEEVKQREEAKAKGEIECYDWWFCYKKLE
- a CDS encoding Mrp/NBP35 family ATP-binding protein, with product MTIKAPTLNVGGLGADPLTERIKEKQQKWKYKVAVLSGKGGVGKSTVAVNLAAALAKKGYYVGILDADIHGPNVAKMLGVDRADVLAERTEDGRFEMLPPMTDFMGQITPIKVMSMGFLVPEDQPIIWRGALVTKAIKQLLGDVKWGELDFMIIDFPPGTGDEILTVTQNLQLDAAIIVTTPQEVALLDTGKAVNMMKKMEVPYIAVVENMSYLICPHCGNEIDLFGRGGGKKLAEKEGVEFLGEIPIDLKAREASDAGIPIVLYGDTIAAKAFMELTEKLVRKLEEMKGEEKE
- a CDS encoding DUF2110 family protein, which translates into the protein MIEVVVPEKVYGDRSGFLKLDKKLKALLGDLEVEWKLSATLKNWVKVSLSEEDEEVSANLVREEFGEIPYSLRSIKEGEVYVGRFIDLGKVGYGAYVDIGILRPRPKDALLPLYYLKSVFGEKPVRQMIREFGWVDNLPVKVRVARVEFGAREVDLTFEESWLERFRGWLEDGHDKIFVVGTISENVEKALVKTGHGRDVKRLEELGLMETLLVLKKGTQAPGIIKEIGPHLKGAVFGAIKF
- the tfe gene encoding transcription factor E; this translates as MARRKSVRKELIELAREIGGEEAVEVVKALQKKKEITDEELAEMTGIRVNNVRKILYELYDVGVADFKRIRDKETGWYYYYWFLETKRLDEIIRNRKMKELEELRKMLEQETGEMYFWCGKPGHPRMTFDEAMEYQFQCPICGDILMEYDNSAIVEDLKKRIEELEIELGLRKKPKSQSKKGKNKSVEASSKEAEAVA
- a CDS encoding [protein ADP-ribosylglutamate] hydrolase, with the protein product MLEIVRGDITRFPAEAIVNAANRYLEHGGGVAYAIAKAAAGNVREYIRISKEAMKEQLGKDSIEHGEVVVTPALRLERFGIKYVIHTVGPYCGGVWDEDKKEKLKKAILGALRKAEELGVKSIAFPAVSAGIYGCPLEEVVKTFKETVEEFEREAKSVERVYLVLYSEGDYEGALRYLEENLG
- a CDS encoding NAD(P)H-hydrate dehydratase; this encodes MHIEDVYIWDINAKWLGISPLQLMENAGSGVARVIEEKFGRNLKIAVFSGTGNNGGDGFVTARHLSFENEVTLFLVGDEAKIRSEEARHNWEILKSLDFVEIKVLKDSSYIKSLDLSGFDVIVDALLGAGTRGEPREPIRSAIEKINEYAGKARIVSIDLPSGYPSKIRVKTDFAVTFQWDKEEYEGFERIVVKIGYPKELYHLVGPGDVKFVLRKKGQHKGQNGKLLVIGGSEDYFGAPYLASKAASYIVDLVYLAMPEYSARRISDPDLILRPVEGKNFRPEYVEGLIELAKRVDAVVIGPGIGLREETKAFVREFVKRCDKPLVIDADGLKAIAKDLSVLRGKTFVLTPHAGEFRVLFGSSPEGSLTEKAELVIKKAREIGGVILLKGPYDIISDGKTWKYNKTGNRGMTTGGTGDVLAGLVGALLALGNEPLRAASVGAFLNGLAGDMVKEELGENFTALEVVKKVPKAVRWVEEF
- a CDS encoding translation initiation factor 2 encodes the protein MMREYLHNRKFLRNFLTRLVAAEVLVVLFGKYGPEIGVKFGILWLLAMTPFILYLYREEWQKFSKVYSPREADRIATNLLMVRYMIGFIPITAALLGRWFDGNLIVLGLTGFLFALLAAKLLTDAGYPLSREEREKILKAQFA
- a CDS encoding ArsR/SmtB family transcription factor; protein product: MKEVLIITNPETVKVLSEPTRFKILTLLRERPMSINELSMAIGKDRTTIYRHIKALESEGLVEEVESHGNEKIYGRTARMFLIKVEPDESIAEFRQAYLQVEARKLVQILERAGFKIRDREKLEKIAKEVLDEIEIRSQPIIKRISEADVDLTEVELFHLLNMLVFLQSCELCEKAREVKTLIRF
- a CDS encoding DUF211 domain-containing protein, which gives rise to MGKGIRLLVLDVLKPHQPIVTELALGLSELEGVEGVNITLVEIDKETENVKITVVGDNLDYDEIVQTIEEFGGVVHSIDMVAAGKRIVEEEETPQDKLEEY